A stretch of the Glycine soja cultivar W05 chromosome 13, ASM419377v2, whole genome shotgun sequence genome encodes the following:
- the LOC114381857 gene encoding uncharacterized protein LOC114381857 produces MADTNTNSNMSLPQTHQLNPTLEPLLHALDPISLILNQNSNSDHPFPLRLTSADSFILERGPKYTAYAELRETRLHMKCLMQEQQQQHEAQELEPRTKPVTPPRKKQVKFQACEGHSKGSFSIAQSVPDFSSALRKENRKPVNTLPSMTPPSKSGNGVVLSLRGSKSVSGGEKKKCGGGMMARKSYACIDELKSLSSATAIAINGEGRGGGRGNKVMGKTVSGHHRQF; encoded by the coding sequence ATGGctgacacaaacacaaacagtaACATGTCACTGCCACAAACCCATCAACTAAACCCCACTCTTGAGCCTCTCTTGCATGCCCTTGACCCCATATCACTGATCCTCAACCAGAATTCCAATTCAGACCACCCTTTCCCTTTGAGGCTCACCTCCGCAGATAGCTTCATCTTGGAGAGAGGACCAAAGTACACTGCATATGCTGAACTGAGAGAAACAAGGTTGCACATGAAGTGTTTGAtgcaagaacaacaacaacaacatgagGCTCAGGAATTGGAACCAAGGACAAAACCTGTAACCCCACCAAGGAAGAAACAGGTCAAGTTTCAAGCTTGTGAGGGACACTCAAAAGGGTCCTTCTCTATTGCTCAGTCTGTGCCGGATTTCTCTTCCGCGTTAAGGAAAGAGAATAGGAAACCTGTGAACACCTTGCCTTCAATGACACCACCAAGCAAGAGTGGCAATGGGGTGGTGTTGAGTTTAAGAGGGAGCAAGTCAGTGAGTGGAGGGGAGAAGAAGAAGTGTGGTGGTGGTATGATGGCAAGGAAGAGCTATGCTTGCATTGATGAGCTTAAGAGTTTGTCTTCTGCTACAGCCATTGCCATCAATGGTGAAGGTAGAGGAGGAGGACGGGGTAACAAGGTGATGGGGAAAACAGTTTCAGGGCACCACAGACAGTTTTGA
- the LOC114381315 gene encoding uncharacterized protein LOC114381315 encodes MVVEICSENCGVSMTMSPRISFSHDFSQSDVIPVEKHPLRSNSSGLNSSMDFDFCVHESLELESSSADELFSHGVLLPTQIKKNNINNNNALLKPKSQLAPPPPQPQLPPPSKAICDSASSTTRKSSKKESHKDGKELNDEVNEKQSSKSFWRFKRSSSCGSGYGSSLCPLPLLSRSNSTGSSPSVRRIPLSKEGHHHVKQNSQKRSSSSTRFSQSHSLASHNHQKPPLQRSHGSHANGVRVSPVLNVPSANLLGLGSIFSNNRDKSKKK; translated from the coding sequence ATGGTTGTTGAGATTTGCTCAGAAAACTGTGGGGTGTCAATGACAATGAGTCCAAGGATTTCATTCTCACATGACTTCTCCCAATCGGATGTCATCCCAGTTGAGAAGCACCCTTTGAGATCAAACTCATCTGGCTTGAACTCAAGCATGGACTTTGATTTCTGTGTTCATGAAAGCTTAGAGCTTGAGTCCTCTTCAGCAGATGAGCTTTTCTCACATGGGGTTCTCCTTCCCACACAAATCAAAAAGAataacatcaacaacaacaatgctCTTTTGAAGCCAAAAAGTCAActagcaccaccaccacctcaacCTCAATTACCACCACCCTCGAAAGCTATTTGTGACAGTGCTTCTTCCACCACCAGAAAAAGCTCAAAGAAAGAGAGCCACAAAGATGGCAAGGAGTTGAATGATGAAGTGAATGAGAAGCAAAGTTCCAAGTCATTTTGGAGGTTCAAGAGAAGTAGCAGTTGTGGAAGTGGATATGGGAGTAGCTTGTGCCCTTTGCCACTTCTATCAAGAAGCAATTCAACTGGGTCTTCACCAAGTGTTAGAAGGATACCACTTTCAAAAGAGGGTCATCATCATGTTAAGCAAAATTCTCAGAAACGTTCTTCTTCCAGCACAAGGTTTTCTCAGTCTCACTCCCTGGCTTCACACAATCATCAAAAGCCTCCATTACAGAGGAGTCATGGGTCTCATGCTAATGGTGTTAGAGTTAGTCCTGTTCTCAATGTTCCTTCTGCAAACCTTTTGGGTTTAGGCTCAATCTTCTCCAACAATAGAGACAAGAGCAAGAAGAAGTAA